In Fervidobacterium sp., a single window of DNA contains:
- a CDS encoding thiamine pyrophosphate-dependent enzyme, whose protein sequence is MKVLGEILIQEFPFSEIVIGNTAIVRAMIESGVKVVTSYPGSPTPEIAEAIYSIPQEKRPFYFEFSTNEKVALELAFGASINGFTSCVFFKSVGMNVVADSFVQLSMMELLGGMVVVIGDDPGANSSQNEQDNRHYARLSYTPILEPKDAQEVYDMFLKAVNYSKSLRSPIILRLTTHTAHFKQKVNFGRYFPSQTSKSMFDVDKNGPYIPIAANVPVMKKRALEKLNKWKEISEDFAYVTQNNNKRGIITAGLPYLSLLDVLGENAGKVDILRLGMVYPLPRKTIVEFLKAHDEVKIVEELDDFIEQAVKSIAFEEGLDTRIIGKVDLDDWIGEYTPEKVSCVLRKVWPELVTTVETLKNKPRIIQRPPQLCPGCGHRPVFYVLSKILSKEDISVADIGCHTLGFLEPYKVGQVLLSMGHSTATASGLSLFNTSRKVVAFLGDSTFFHAGLPGIINAVFNNHKFTLIIMENGTTAMTGHQDHAGKKIKIRTLLESMGVKHIWEVDTYQQNKLEEVLKEALNSDEFNVVIAKHPCMLKFTRERRRKGLVKVPQMGVTNRCTLARVCITKFACPSFQTDSMGNVYVNKDLCIGDGSCVPVCPSSALELEKVESVGDNK, encoded by the coding sequence ATGAAAGTCTTGGGGGAAATACTCATTCAGGAATTTCCGTTTTCGGAGATCGTTATAGGAAACACTGCGATTGTAAGGGCGATGATTGAAAGCGGTGTAAAGGTTGTGACTTCGTATCCCGGTTCACCAACCCCAGAAATAGCTGAAGCAATATACTCTATTCCACAAGAGAAAAGGCCATTCTATTTTGAATTCTCTACAAACGAAAAAGTAGCACTCGAGTTGGCATTTGGTGCTTCTATCAACGGATTCACTTCATGTGTATTTTTCAAAAGCGTAGGTATGAATGTTGTAGCTGATTCATTTGTACAATTAAGTATGATGGAACTACTTGGTGGTATGGTGGTTGTAATTGGCGATGATCCCGGTGCAAATAGCTCGCAGAATGAACAAGATAATAGACATTATGCAAGATTATCTTACACTCCTATCTTAGAGCCAAAAGACGCTCAAGAAGTTTATGATATGTTTTTGAAGGCAGTAAATTACTCAAAATCACTTCGCTCTCCCATAATTCTGAGGCTGACAACACATACTGCTCACTTTAAGCAAAAAGTTAACTTTGGAAGATACTTTCCTTCACAGACTTCAAAATCAATGTTCGACGTTGATAAGAATGGTCCTTATATTCCTATAGCAGCAAATGTACCTGTTATGAAGAAAAGAGCCTTAGAAAAGCTAAACAAATGGAAAGAAATCTCAGAAGATTTCGCGTACGTTACACAAAATAACAACAAAAGAGGAATAATAACAGCAGGGTTACCTTATCTTTCTCTTTTAGATGTCCTTGGTGAAAACGCAGGAAAGGTAGATATCCTCCGACTTGGAATGGTGTATCCGCTGCCAAGAAAGACCATTGTGGAATTCTTAAAAGCACATGATGAAGTTAAAATTGTCGAAGAGCTTGATGATTTTATAGAGCAAGCAGTTAAGTCCATAGCCTTTGAGGAAGGATTAGATACAAGGATAATCGGAAAGGTGGATCTCGATGATTGGATTGGCGAATACACACCCGAAAAAGTTTCATGTGTATTAAGGAAAGTTTGGCCTGAACTTGTTACAACAGTTGAAACTTTAAAAAACAAACCAAGGATTATTCAAAGACCTCCTCAGTTATGTCCTGGTTGTGGACACAGACCAGTGTTTTATGTACTTTCTAAGATATTATCTAAGGAAGATATATCCGTAGCTGATATAGGTTGTCATACACTTGGATTTTTGGAACCTTACAAAGTGGGACAGGTACTACTTTCTATGGGACATTCAACGGCAACTGCATCAGGATTAAGTCTTTTTAACACTTCTCGTAAGGTTGTTGCATTTCTCGGGGATTCTACTTTTTTCCACGCGGGATTACCTGGAATAATAAATGCGGTATTTAATAACCATAAGTTCACACTTATAATCATGGAAAATGGCACAACCGCTATGACTGGGCATCAAGATCACGCTGGCAAAAAGATTAAAATCAGGACCTTGCTTGAAAGCATGGGTGTGAAGCATATTTGGGAAGTCGATACTTACCAGCAGAATAAACTTGAAGAAGTATTGAAAGAAGCACTCAATTCGGATGAGTTCAATGTTGTAATAGCAAAGCATCCGTGCATGCTTAAATTTACAAGGGAAAGAAGAAGAAAAGGATTAGTCAAAGTTCCTCAGATGGGTGTTACCAACAGATGTACACTTGCAAGAGTTTGTATTACTAAATTTGCGTGTCCTTCATTCCAAACAGATAGCATGGGGAATGTGTACGTTAACAAAGATCTGTGTATTGGGGACGGGTCTTGCGTTCCTGTGTGTCCATCAAGTGCTCTTGAACTTGAGAAAGTTGAGAGTGTAGGTGATAACAAATGA
- a CDS encoding DUF3798 domain-containing protein codes for MKKLVVLLVVVALVSSLFAALGFKVGIVTGTVSQGEDEYRGGEAVAKRYGKEIIHVTYPDKFMQEQETTIARIVELAYDPQVKAIVITQGVPGTTAAIRRVKEMRKDIVFVVGVPHEDPAVISSAADVVLEVDTPGRGRTIVELAKKMGVETIIHYSFPRHMSYKLLAERRDIMEKTAKQMGINFVFVSAPDPLGEQGLTGAQQFILEDVPRQLAKYGPKTGFFSTNCGMQEPLQKAILKHGGYYLEPCCPSPTHGFPGTLGISIPSEKRGDMTYILREVNKKIIEMGGAGRFATWPVPMNMLFVEAGVEIAAALVQKKVSPTNLNGIRLIVTEAAKKKYPQAALEVRTLEPYKNYYMFIHKSVIFGVDKF; via the coding sequence ATGAAAAAGTTAGTGGTTTTACTCGTTGTTGTAGCGCTTGTTTCGAGTCTTTTTGCAGCACTTGGTTTTAAAGTTGGAATTGTAACTGGTACGGTTTCGCAGGGTGAAGATGAGTATCGTGGAGGAGAAGCTGTAGCAAAAAGATATGGCAAAGAGATTATTCATGTTACGTATCCAGATAAATTTATGCAGGAACAAGAAACAACTATTGCAAGGATTGTTGAACTTGCGTACGATCCACAAGTTAAGGCAATAGTTATTACTCAGGGAGTTCCCGGGACAACAGCGGCAATTAGAAGGGTAAAAGAGATGCGAAAGGATATTGTATTTGTTGTTGGTGTACCGCATGAAGATCCAGCAGTTATTTCTTCTGCAGCAGATGTTGTTTTGGAAGTTGATACACCGGGACGTGGAAGAACGATAGTCGAACTTGCTAAGAAGATGGGAGTTGAAACAATAATTCATTACTCATTCCCGCGCCACATGAGCTACAAGCTTCTTGCTGAAAGAAGAGACATAATGGAAAAAACAGCTAAGCAAATGGGAATTAATTTCGTCTTTGTATCTGCTCCAGATCCACTTGGTGAACAAGGTCTTACAGGTGCACAACAATTCATCCTTGAGGATGTACCAAGGCAACTTGCAAAATACGGTCCAAAAACAGGATTCTTCTCAACAAATTGTGGTATGCAAGAACCTCTTCAAAAGGCTATATTGAAACACGGAGGCTACTATCTTGAACCATGTTGTCCGTCACCAACTCATGGTTTCCCCGGAACACTCGGTATCTCTATTCCATCTGAGAAAAGAGGAGATATGACCTACATCTTGAGAGAAGTAAACAAAAAGATAATAGAAATGGGTGGAGCAGGTAGATTTGCAACATGGCCAGTCCCAATGAATATGCTTTTTGTTGAAGCTGGTGTCGAAATTGCCGCTGCTCTTGTTCAGAAGAAGGTCAGTCCAACTAACCTTAACGGTATAAGACTTATCGTGACAGAAGCAGCTAAGAAAAAATATCCACAGGCAGCTCTTGAAGTTAGGACTCTTGAACCTTACAAAAATTACTATATGTTCATACATAAGTCAGTAATATTTGGTGTTGATAAGTTCTAA
- a CDS encoding sugar ABC transporter ATP-binding protein, protein MDYVLEMKNINKSYYGNQVLKNVSISLRRGEILGLVGENGAGKSTLMNILFGMPVIHSTGGFEGEIYFDGQKVDINSPVKAMELGIGMVHQEFMLLPGFSVTENIKLNREITKPNFVSKIFGKKLETLDIGLMKKDARIALDTIGMHTIDEMLPVAGLPVAHKQFVEIAREIDKKSLKLLVLDEPTAVLTESEAETLLNAIRILSDKGIGIIFISHRLHEVLEVADKIVVMRDGSVVADGKKEEFTITQIAEKMVGRKVEKVELPKRKFKLSDDRIIMSIRDLYVSMPGEEVRGFSIDIREGEILGIGGLAGQGKLGIANGIFGMYPASGNVTYRGNTYQLNSPLFALKNGIVYVSEDRRGVGLLLDESVEMNIAATAIEAFGMFIKRFLGIKIYDKKGIRKHAMELIKELDIRCKGPAQPVRRLSGGNQQKVCLARAFTLNPTLLFVSEPTRGIDVGAKKLVLDYLVKLNRDHGITIVLTSSELAELKSICDRIAIICEGKLSAILPPDASDADFGLAMAGELKGVKTHE, encoded by the coding sequence ATGGATTATGTACTTGAGATGAAAAACATAAACAAATCTTATTATGGGAATCAGGTATTGAAAAACGTTTCAATTTCTCTAAGACGCGGCGAAATACTTGGTCTTGTTGGCGAAAATGGTGCTGGCAAGTCTACACTGATGAACATACTTTTTGGTATGCCCGTAATCCATTCAACCGGTGGTTTCGAAGGAGAGATTTACTTCGATGGTCAAAAAGTAGATATCAATTCACCGGTAAAAGCTATGGAACTTGGCATTGGAATGGTTCACCAAGAGTTCATGTTATTGCCAGGTTTTAGCGTTACCGAGAACATAAAATTGAATCGCGAAATCACAAAACCAAATTTTGTGAGTAAAATTTTTGGCAAAAAACTTGAAACATTAGACATTGGTTTAATGAAAAAAGATGCGCGCATAGCTTTGGACACAATAGGGATGCATACAATTGATGAGATGTTACCTGTGGCTGGACTTCCTGTTGCACACAAACAGTTTGTTGAAATCGCAAGAGAGATTGATAAAAAATCATTGAAACTACTTGTTTTAGACGAACCAACAGCAGTGCTAACTGAAAGCGAAGCAGAAACTCTGTTGAACGCCATAAGGATTTTGTCAGATAAGGGTATAGGGATAATTTTTATATCTCATAGGTTACATGAAGTGTTAGAAGTTGCCGATAAAATTGTAGTTATGAGGGATGGAAGTGTGGTAGCTGATGGTAAGAAAGAAGAATTCACTATAACGCAAATTGCCGAAAAGATGGTTGGTAGAAAAGTTGAAAAGGTGGAACTACCAAAACGGAAATTTAAATTGAGTGATGACAGAATAATAATGTCTATAAGAGATTTGTATGTTTCGATGCCTGGAGAAGAGGTGAGAGGTTTCTCAATAGATATTAGAGAGGGAGAAATACTTGGAATTGGTGGACTCGCTGGTCAAGGAAAACTTGGTATAGCCAATGGAATCTTTGGTATGTATCCCGCATCTGGTAATGTAACTTACAGAGGAAATACATATCAATTAAATTCTCCACTTTTTGCCCTTAAGAATGGAATAGTTTACGTTTCTGAAGATAGACGAGGCGTTGGTTTGTTACTTGATGAATCTGTTGAGATGAATATTGCAGCTACCGCTATAGAAGCTTTTGGAATGTTTATTAAAAGATTTTTGGGTATAAAAATCTACGATAAGAAAGGTATTAGAAAGCACGCAATGGAACTAATAAAAGAACTCGATATACGTTGTAAAGGTCCTGCACAACCTGTACGAAGGTTGAGTGGAGGAAATCAGCAAAAGGTTTGTTTGGCACGAGCATTTACTCTTAATCCTACTTTGCTGTTTGTTTCCGAACCAACACGGGGAATTGATGTTGGAGCGAAAAAGCTCGTGCTTGATTATTTGGTTAAACTTAACAGAGATCATGGAATAACTATTGTGTTGACATCGAGCGAATTGGCAGAGTTAAAGTCTATATGTGACAGAATAGCAATTATATGTGAAGGAAAGCTCTCTGCAATATTGCCTCCTGATGCATCAGATGCCGATTTCGGATTAGCTATGGCCGGTGAATTGAAAGGAGTGAAGACACATGAATAA
- a CDS encoding ABC transporter permease translates to MNKIFDYIKSLLKNTDIPTLVIILFLIGLFILAAGTKMSIPSLLSDSIVRVGMNGVLVLAMLPTIRAGIGPNFGLPVGIIGGLLGGLIVMQLQLTGFYGFLVAMIISVLFNLVLGFIYAWLLDKVRGQEMMVETYVGYSIVAFMSIMWLVLPFSNPEMIWAIGGKGLRYTLTLQNYFDKVLNNFLKFQIGKDFYFPTGLIIFFALSCFVVSLFFKTKMGLAIDLTGQNELYAISSGVNPKKARRNAVVLSTIIAGIGILVYAQSYGFLQLYQAPLFMTFPAVASILIGGASIKRASITNVVLGTVVFQTLLTVSLPVLSQVTRGDVTEVMRLIVSNGMILYALTRAPKEAN, encoded by the coding sequence ATGAATAAAATTTTTGATTACATAAAATCTCTTTTAAAAAATACCGATATTCCTACACTAGTTATAATACTCTTTTTGATAGGACTTTTTATATTAGCCGCAGGGACGAAAATGTCGATTCCTTCACTTCTCAGTGACTCTATAGTCAGAGTGGGTATGAACGGGGTCTTGGTTCTTGCCATGCTGCCTACGATACGTGCAGGTATAGGCCCAAACTTTGGTTTACCTGTTGGTATAATCGGTGGACTGCTTGGTGGACTTATAGTTATGCAACTGCAATTAACAGGTTTTTATGGTTTTCTCGTAGCTATGATAATTTCTGTACTATTCAACCTTGTACTTGGATTCATCTATGCATGGTTACTTGACAAAGTGCGAGGTCAAGAAATGATGGTGGAAACTTACGTTGGATACTCTATTGTTGCGTTTATGTCTATAATGTGGCTCGTGCTACCATTTAGTAATCCAGAAATGATATGGGCAATTGGTGGAAAGGGTTTAAGATACACACTCACTTTACAAAATTACTTTGATAAAGTTTTAAACAATTTCTTAAAATTCCAGATAGGTAAAGATTTTTACTTTCCAACTGGTCTTATAATTTTCTTCGCGCTAAGTTGTTTTGTTGTTAGCTTGTTTTTTAAAACAAAAATGGGGTTGGCGATTGACTTAACAGGTCAAAATGAATTGTACGCTATAAGTTCAGGCGTGAATCCAAAAAAAGCAAGGAGAAATGCTGTTGTTTTATCGACAATAATAGCTGGTATAGGTATTTTGGTATATGCGCAAAGTTATGGATTTTTGCAACTTTACCAGGCTCCTTTATTTATGACTTTTCCAGCTGTTGCGTCAATTCTTATAGGAGGTGCGTCGATAAAGAGGGCAAGTATAACTAATGTTGTGCTAGGTACTGTGGTTTTTCAAACACTTCTTACTGTCTCCTTACCAGTTTTGAGCCAAGTAACACGGGGCGATGTAACCGAGGTCATGAGACTGATAGTTAGTAATGGAATGATACTTTACGCACTTACACGTGCCCCAAAGGAGGCGAATTAA
- a CDS encoding ABC transporter permease, producing MERKFNIKNILLNNIVPIAFFLLTLGAVLVARIPVLFLLSEIVRRLSRNTFLVLALIIPVIAGLGLNFAIVLGAMAAQAALFFVVDWGITGLKGILLAMVIAGVISVGLGWIVGRTLNRAKGREMITSMILGFFANGVYQLIFLFFVGSLIPFKKTEFLLPQGVGLRNTVDLYGIVDSALNNIWTVNIKFITFYMVPLLIIVGLCLLLTFLLKTKLGQDFKAVGQDMHVAQTAGINVNSTRVTAIIISTVLAAIGQIIYLQDIGTINTYNSHEQIGLFSIAALLVGGASTRKANIWNAIIGVLLFHTLFIVAPSAGNKLFGQPQIGEFFREFIAYAVIAFALAMHGWKSRRGAH from the coding sequence ATGGAAAGAAAATTTAATATTAAAAATATACTCTTGAACAACATTGTTCCAATTGCATTTTTTCTTTTGACTTTAGGAGCTGTTCTTGTTGCAAGGATACCCGTGTTATTTTTACTTTCTGAGATAGTTAGAAGATTAAGTAGAAACACTTTTCTTGTTCTTGCACTCATCATCCCAGTGATAGCTGGTTTGGGTCTAAATTTCGCAATTGTACTCGGTGCGATGGCAGCGCAAGCGGCTTTGTTCTTTGTTGTGGACTGGGGAATCACTGGCCTGAAAGGGATACTGCTTGCAATGGTAATTGCAGGTGTCATATCTGTAGGCCTTGGTTGGATTGTCGGTAGAACCTTGAACAGAGCAAAGGGTCGCGAGATGATAACTTCCATGATTCTTGGCTTCTTTGCCAATGGTGTTTACCAGCTTATATTCTTGTTTTTTGTTGGTTCATTGATACCGTTCAAAAAAACAGAATTCTTACTTCCACAGGGAGTTGGATTGAGAAATACTGTTGATCTCTATGGTATAGTTGATAGTGCGTTAAACAATATTTGGACTGTAAATATTAAATTTATAACCTTTTACATGGTACCACTGTTGATAATCGTAGGACTTTGTTTATTGTTGACATTCCTTTTAAAAACTAAGCTTGGACAGGATTTCAAAGCAGTTGGTCAAGATATGCACGTTGCTCAAACAGCTGGTATAAATGTCAACTCAACACGCGTGACTGCCATTATAATATCAACGGTTCTTGCAGCCATAGGTCAGATTATATACCTTCAGGATATTGGAACAATAAATACTTACAACAGTCATGAACAAATAGGTCTTTTCTCTATTGCAGCACTTCTCGTTGGTGGTGCAAGCACAAGGAAAGCAAACATATGGAATGCCATAATTGGTGTTTTACTATTTCACACGCTTTTTATTGTTGCACCAAGTGCTGGAAACAAACTTTTTGGTCAACCACAAATAGGTGAATTCTTCAGAGAATTTATTGCATACGCAGTCATAGCCTTTGCTCTTGCAATGCATGGTTGGAAATCACGAAGGGGAGCACATTAA
- a CDS encoding alpha/beta fold hydrolase has protein sequence MNYLELFKPFIYEDGHVRLPYRLFIPNIINGQGYPLVVFLHGAGERGEDNERHITANEGATTWANPDFQQKHPCFVLAPQCPSNGYWGTSFRMYNEMLKLGPNSLIAAVSLIIDQLTERFPIDKNRIYVTGLSMGGFGTIALLTLCPNKFAAGVVVCGGGNPRKMKEILHIPLWFFHSEDDDIVPVEYSRTLVEELKRLGAKEVRYTEYPAGYMKSLQIPPHASWILAYNNSEMKEWLFSKKKV, from the coding sequence ATGAATTATTTAGAATTGTTTAAACCTTTTATTTATGAGGATGGACATGTTAGATTACCTTACAGATTGTTCATACCAAATATTATAAATGGGCAAGGATATCCGCTTGTTGTTTTTTTGCATGGCGCTGGTGAACGTGGAGAAGACAACGAAAGGCATATAACGGCAAACGAGGGGGCTACTACATGGGCAAATCCGGATTTTCAGCAAAAACATCCTTGTTTTGTCCTTGCTCCACAATGCCCATCTAATGGATACTGGGGAACTTCGTTTAGAATGTACAACGAGATGCTTAAATTAGGACCTAATTCTTTAATTGCTGCTGTGTCGCTTATCATAGACCAGCTGACTGAGAGGTTCCCGATTGACAAGAATCGAATATACGTAACTGGATTATCGATGGGAGGATTTGGTACGATTGCTTTACTTACCTTATGTCCAAACAAATTCGCAGCCGGTGTGGTTGTGTGTGGCGGTGGAAATCCACGCAAAATGAAAGAAATTCTTCATATTCCGCTATGGTTTTTTCATTCAGAAGATGACGATATAGTACCAGTTGAATATTCAAGAACCCTTGTCGAGGAATTGAAAAGATTAGGGGCAAAAGAGGTAAGATACACTGAATATCCAGCCGGATATATGAAATCTTTACAAATACCACCACATGCATCATGGATACTCGCATATAACAATAGTGAAATGAAAGAATGGCTTTTCAGCAAGAAAAAGGTTTAA
- the crcB gene encoding fluoride efflux transporter CrcB, whose protein sequence is MELTRILAVGIGGFVGSVLRYFVSLHMNEIFPETFIPYGTLIVNVAGSFLIGIIMELSIYANIDSTLRLFLSTGIIGGLTTFSTMSYETVALITNSQYYYAMINVILNLFLGLSAAFAGKIVVDILV, encoded by the coding sequence ATGGAATTGACGAGAATCCTTGCTGTTGGAATTGGGGGTTTTGTGGGTAGCGTGTTGCGCTATTTCGTGTCACTTCACATGAACGAAATATTTCCCGAAACGTTTATACCGTATGGTACATTGATCGTAAACGTCGCAGGAAGCTTTTTAATTGGCATAATAATGGAGTTATCAATCTATGCAAATATAGACTCAACACTTAGGTTATTCCTTTCCACTGGAATTATTGGTGGATTAACAACTTTCTCCACAATGAGTTACGAAACTGTAGCTCTGATAACAAATTCACAGTATTATTATGCAATGATAAATGTAATTCTTAATTTGTTTTTGGGACTCTCAGCTGCATTCGCTGGAAAGATTGTGGTTGATATATTAGTATAG
- a CDS encoding DUF190 domain-containing protein translates to MEDFLGTFIKIYVRENERCKEFHNKPLNRVIAEIALEVGITDFVEYKAIEGFIFDKKLHTTIKEVVQPSLPIIIELFASDELAQRFLEKIKLYLNNSAVFVFNDVRGMFFRR, encoded by the coding sequence ATGGAGGATTTTTTAGGTACGTTTATAAAGATATACGTGCGAGAAAATGAAAGATGTAAAGAGTTTCACAACAAACCATTAAACAGAGTAATCGCGGAGATAGCACTTGAGGTTGGTATAACTGATTTCGTCGAATACAAAGCAATTGAGGGGTTTATATTTGACAAAAAATTACACACAACTATCAAAGAAGTTGTACAGCCATCGTTACCGATAATTATTGAGTTGTTTGCCAGTGACGAGCTCGCTCAAAGATTTCTCGAAAAAATTAAATTGTACTTAAACAATTCCGCAGTTTTTGTCTTTAACGATGTTCGTGGTATGTTCTTTAGAAGATGA